In the genome of Lactuca sativa cultivar Salinas chromosome 3, Lsat_Salinas_v11, whole genome shotgun sequence, the window TTCTGATGAGTTCAGTGTTCCCAATATAAGCAGAGTTATCTATCAATCTGTGACTGGGGAAAACAAGGAATTTGCAGATTTAAATCTGCTTCAAGAAGCTCTTAAAAAGAAACTTCAGAACAAACTATTTTTAATAGTTTTAGATGATATATGGTCTGAAAGCTATGGTGATTGGGAGAAATTAGTGGGCCCATTTCATGCTGGGACTTCTGGAAGTAGAATAATCATGACTACTCGGAAGGAGCAATTACTCAAACAGCTGGGTTTTTCTCATGAAGACCCTCTGCATAGCATAGACTCCCTGCAACGTCTATCACAAGAAGATGCTTTGTCTTTGTTTTCTCAACACGCATTTGGTGTACCTAACTTTGATTCACATCCAACACTAAGGCCATATGGGGAACAGTTTGTGAAAAAATGTGGGGGATTGCCTTTGGCTTTAAGAATACTTGGAAGGTTATTAAGGACAAAAACAGATGAGGAAGAATGGAAATCTCTGTTGGATAGTGAGATATGGAGTTTAGGAAATGAAGATAAGATTGTTCCTGTTCTTAGACTAAGCTACAATGATCTTTCTGCCACTTTGAAGTTGTTGTTTGCATACTGCTCTTTGTTCCCCAAGGACTATGTGTTTGACAAAGAGGAGTTGGTTCTGCTGTGGATGGCGGAAGGGTTTTTGCAACACTCTGCTGCAAGAAATTCAATGCAGCAGTGGGGTCAGAAATGTTTTGAAGAGTTGCTGTCAAGGTCATTTTTTCAACATGCTCCTCATGACAAATCGTTGTTTGTGATGCATGACCTCCTGAATGACATGGCCACATATGTTGCTGGAGACTTTTTTTCAAGGTTAGACATTGAGATAAAACAGGAATTTGGGAAGGAACCTTTGAAAAAGCAACGACATATGTCATTTGTTTGTGAGGATTATGTGGTTTACAAAAGGTTTAAGCCATTAAAAGGAGCTAAAAGTTTGAGAACATTTTTAGCATTGTCTGTTGGGGTGGTAGGAAGTTGGATAacattttatttatcaaataaggtccTGAATGACTTACTTCAGGAGTTACCATTGTTAAGGGTCCTAAGTTTGACTCATCTTACAATAAGTGAGGTACCAGAAGTGGTGGGTAGTATGAAGCACTTGCGGTATCTTAATCTATCTTGGACTTCAATTACCCATTTACCGGAAAATGTCTGCAATCTTTATAATTTACAGACGTTGATTCTTTCTAGCTGTTATAAATTGATTAAGTTGCCCGAGAGCTTCTCAAAGCTTAAAGATTTGCAGCATTTTGACATGATGGGTAGTTTCATGTTGAAGACGATGCCCTTAGGGATTGGTGAGTTGAAAAGTCTTCACACTCTCTCCAGTGATATTGGCTTAAAATTAACCGAGCTTAAGAACTTGCAAAATCTCCATGGGAAAGTTTGTATTGATGGGCTGGGAAATGTGGAAAATTCAGCGGACGCACGTGAGGCGAACTTCTCTCGAAAAAGGTTTAGTGAGTTAGTGTTGGATTGGGGTGATGAGTTTAATGTCCTTCGAACAAAATCACTTGAAAAAGAGATCCTCAATGAGCTGATGCCTTATAATGGTACTCTAGAAAAACTCAGAATTTCTTTATATAGAGGTGTAGAGTTTCCAAATTGGGTTGGGGATCCATCCTATCGTCGGTTGACTATAGTGTCGATAGAAAGCTGTGAAGAATCAACCTCTCTACCAATGCTTGGGCAACTACCATCACTGAAGGAGCTGTTTATTGGTGGGATGAGTAAGGTGAAGGTTGTAGGTATGGAGTTTCTTGGGACCGATCTTGCATTTCCTTCACTTGAAATCCTAGAGTTTGATAGTATGTCAGGGTGGGAGGAATGGTCAACAAAGAGTGGGGCGTTTCCTTGCCTTCAAGAGCTTTGTATTGAAGATTGTCCTAATCTGGTCCGGGTCTCCCTTGAAGCACTACCTTCACTAAGGGTTCTGAAACTAAGAAAATGTGGTCATGGTGTATTGAAAAGCCTGGTTGATATAGCTTTGTCAATCACCAAGTTGGAAATAGATGATATTTCAGGGCTTACTGACGAGGTGTGGAGAGGTATGATTGGGTGTCTAGGGGCAGTTGAAGAAATAAAAATCAGCGAATGTAATGAAATAAGATACTTGTGGGAATCAGAAGCAGAGGCAAGTAAGCTTCTTATGAATTTAAAGATGTTGGAGTTaagaaaatgtgaaaatttgGTGAGTTTAGGGGAGAAAGATAAGGAGGATAATTGTGGGAGCAGCCTAACATCTTTTAGTTGGTTGGGAGTATGGAATTGTAACAGCTTGGAGCATTGCAGTTGTCCTGATAGCATGGAGACTTTGGATATTTGGGATTGTGATTCAATTACATCCGTCTCCTTCCCAACAGGAGGAGGGCAGAAGCTCAAGTCACTTGTCATTTGGGATTGCAAGAAACTATCGGAAAAGGAGTTGGGAGGAAAAGAGAAGACAAGGTTTCTTATAAAATCAAAAATGCA includes:
- the LOC128132687 gene encoding putative disease resistance protein At3g14460, which gives rise to MAEIVLSAFLTVVFEKLASEALKKIVRSKGIESELKKLKKTLDQIQDLLNDASQKEVTNEAVKRWLNDLQHLAYDIDDLLDDLATEAIHRELTEEGGASTSVVRKLIPSCCTSFSQSNRMHAKLDDIATRLQELVEAKNNLGLSVITYEKPKIERYEASLVDESGIVGREDDKKKLLEKLLGDKDESGSQNFSIVPIVGMGGVGKTTLARLLYDEKKVKDHFELRAWVCVSDEFSVPNISRVIYQSVTGENKEFADLNLLQEALKKKLQNKLFLIVLDDIWSESYGDWEKLVGPFHAGTSGSRIIMTTRKEQLLKQLGFSHEDPLHSIDSLQRLSQEDALSLFSQHAFGVPNFDSHPTLRPYGEQFVKKCGGLPLALRILGRLLRTKTDEEEWKSLLDSEIWSLGNEDKIVPVLRLSYNDLSATLKLLFAYCSLFPKDYVFDKEELVLLWMAEGFLQHSAARNSMQQWGQKCFEELLSRSFFQHAPHDKSLFVMHDLLNDMATYVAGDFFSRLDIEIKQEFGKEPLKKQRHMSFVCEDYVVYKRFKPLKGAKSLRTFLALSVGVVGSWITFYLSNKVLNDLLQELPLLRVLSLTHLTISEVPEVVGSMKHLRYLNLSWTSITHLPENVCNLYNLQTLILSSCYKLIKLPESFSKLKDLQHFDMMGSFMLKTMPLGIGELKSLHTLSSDIGLKLTELKNLQNLHGKVCIDGLGNVENSADAREANFSRKRFSELVLDWGDEFNVLRTKSLEKEILNELMPYNGTLEKLRISLYRGVEFPNWVGDPSYRRLTIVSIESCEESTSLPMLGQLPSLKELFIGGMSKVKVVGMEFLGTDLAFPSLEILEFDSMSGWEEWSTKSGAFPCLQELCIEDCPNLVRVSLEALPSLRVLKLRKCGHGVLKSLVDIALSITKLEIDDISGLTDEVWRGMIGCLGAVEEIKISECNEIRYLWESEAEASKLLMNLKMLELRKCENLVSLGEKDKEDNCGSSLTSFSWLGVWNCNSLEHCSCPDSMETLDIWDCDSITSVSFPTGGGQKLKSLVIWDCKKLSEKELGGKEKTRFLIKSKMQMLEFVFIANWPNLKSISELSCFIHLNRLCISECPGMESFPDHELPNLTSLTELTIKKCTSMDASFPRGLWPPKLCRLEIGELKKPISEWGPQNFPTSLSHLTLYGGPYDDVKNFAQLSHLLPSSLTSLGIDRFEKLDSVSTGLQHLTSLQHLFICNCPKTVDLPEKLLSSLLVLRIVKCPNLKEKSCKGGSYWPLISLIPYLDIDE